In a single window of the Blastopirellula retiformator genome:
- a CDS encoding voltage-gated chloride channel family protein: protein MPFRWDYRQHVSLAWFVLKWLAICLPVGIFVGSGVAFFLWSLHVVTLTQWDHPWLLYLLPVAGIASGLMYHYLGPEAEGGNNLIMEQIHEPGGGVPLKMAPLVLIGTLITHLFGGSAGREGTAVQMGGSLAGGLGRLLKLSPDEMRILLSAGVAAGFGAVFGTPLTGAIFAVEVIAIGRMSYRAIIPCLMASVIGDQVNTAWGIGHTHYHIAFEAAITSNMSAVSLDWALTAKVAIAAIFFGLASVLFAELTHGVSWTAKRLIPIPWLRPAVGGCVVIALVWILGTRDYLGLGVSSHPPEAERICIESCFYAGGAGWLSWWWKLLFTAVTVGSGFKGGEVTPLFFIGAALGSVLGVAMGAPVDLMAGLGFVAVFAGATNTPLACTIMAIELFGPGHGTLLSSGLVVYAAVACFLSYFLSGSSSIYHAQKRDEEPREETQTPETD, encoded by the coding sequence ATGCCATTTCGTTGGGACTATCGACAGCACGTTTCGCTCGCGTGGTTTGTGCTGAAATGGCTGGCGATCTGTCTACCGGTGGGCATCTTCGTCGGTTCAGGCGTCGCTTTCTTTCTCTGGTCCCTGCACGTCGTCACGCTGACGCAGTGGGACCATCCTTGGCTGCTGTACCTGTTGCCGGTGGCCGGAATCGCCTCCGGGCTGATGTATCACTATCTGGGGCCAGAGGCCGAAGGGGGCAACAACCTGATCATGGAGCAAATCCATGAGCCCGGCGGCGGCGTGCCCCTGAAGATGGCGCCGCTGGTCTTGATCGGTACGTTGATCACGCACTTGTTTGGCGGTTCGGCCGGTCGCGAAGGAACCGCGGTGCAGATGGGGGGAAGTTTGGCCGGCGGGCTTGGTCGGCTGCTGAAGCTGTCGCCTGACGAAATGCGGATCTTGCTCTCGGCCGGCGTTGCGGCGGGTTTTGGCGCCGTGTTTGGTACGCCGCTCACCGGCGCGATCTTCGCCGTCGAGGTGATCGCGATCGGGCGGATGAGCTACAGGGCGATCATCCCTTGCCTGATGGCCAGCGTCATCGGCGATCAGGTCAACACCGCCTGGGGAATCGGGCACACGCACTACCACATCGCCTTCGAAGCGGCGATCACCAGCAACATGTCGGCGGTGTCGCTCGACTGGGCGCTGACCGCCAAGGTGGCGATCGCGGCGATCTTCTTTGGCCTGGCCAGCGTGCTCTTCGCCGAGCTAACGCATGGCGTCAGCTGGACGGCGAAACGCCTTATTCCGATTCCGTGGCTGCGCCCGGCGGTGGGCGGCTGCGTCGTCATCGCGCTCGTTTGGATACTGGGTACCCGCGACTATCTGGGCTTGGGCGTTTCGTCCCATCCGCCCGAGGCCGAGCGCATCTGTATCGAGTCGTGCTTCTACGCTGGCGGCGCCGGTTGGCTGAGTTGGTGGTGGAAGTTGCTGTTTACCGCGGTCACCGTCGGCAGCGGTTTTAAAGGGGGCGAAGTGACGCCGTTGTTCTTCATCGGCGCCGCCCTGGGCAGCGTGCTGGGCGTCGCCATGGGAGCGCCGGTCGATTTGATGGCGGGGCTGGGCTTTGTCGCCGTCTTCGCCGGAGCGACCAACACGCCGCTCGCCTGCACGATCATGGCAATCGAGCTGTTCGGCCCCGGGCACGGCACGCTACTCAGCAGCGGATTGGTCGTCTATGCGGCGGTCGCTTGTTTCCTGTCGTACTTTCTGAGCGGAAGCTCAAGCATCTATCATGCTCAGAAGCGGGATGAGGAGCCGCGCGAAGAAACGCAAACGCCAGAAACGGACTAG
- a CDS encoding PSD1 and planctomycete cytochrome C domain-containing protein, with protein sequence MSRYIAASLFVSLAVVWATPGQTAEPAPEFPDAHLEFFEKEVRPLLVRHCYECHSADAEEPAGSLLLDSRAAILTGGDSGAAIEVGNPAESLLVDAINWDDLYEMPPNTKMPAAEIAILTRWVKMGAPWPKEEAPEFVKKAFDIDARKSQHWAWQPLSHPLPPKVSQADWPLDDIDRFILAKLEQAKFEPNAPADKRTWLRRVTFDLIGLPPTPAEIDAYLADESPQAKETVVDRLLASPRYGEKWGRHWLDLMRYGESRGHEFDYNIPNVHEYRDYVIRALNQDLPYNQLVIEHLAGDLLEEPRLHPDQHYNESILGTGFWHLGEWVHSPVDIRKDEADRFDNMVDVMGKSFMALTIACARCHDHKFDAISQADYYRQFGFLQSSEYRQVRFETMAHNDQVADQLAKLDQQTQTTLTAALREAAAARQSNWKSLLSAAIAVLQTKDADRAAIAQEHGVRVEQLSPLVRELQQASGEPQHPLHLFGKLATSGDDQRKEAFDSLAFTPLDGEFPNHQHLIDFNFATEAQWRTNGYAFGTSPQRIGQLQLSGKGMPEGVRLAGAAVRDARWNRLARADGVEPDQGRHGKWEQAGRTIRTPTFELADGRVYYLVRGSGNVFAVIDSHRMINGPLHGASLKSFHFDAAEGPRWVTHDLRDYQGHRIHLEFSPDGDAPLEILQVAEGDACPTYAPPTTGKFIAAKLKDQPLTDETIAEAFAASLLDATAAIGDPTRDEAAPLADWLVQSRAIAFDHDRDLDMKLRQIAADHQAQETELIDQIRFRSRMAPAMWDGSGENERVMIRGATRNLGDEAKRGLPVAFGGSHEFDALGSGRLQMAHEMMSPTNPFASRVIVNRLWHHLLGRGIVGSVDNFGVLGEEPTHPELLDYLSNEFIADDWSMKRMIRRIVLTQTYAMSSELGGPEETADPNNKLLHRMRIRRLTGEAIRDEVLAISGRLDTQMYGRSVPTYLTEFMQGRGRPASGPIDGDGRRTIYLSIRRNFLSPTLLAFDVPQPASTVGKRNQSNVPAQALILLNDPMIYAEAQRWGGQVAAQAEPRADRIAAMFVTAFGRLPHEAEANAATAYFAERAAQRQLTPEAADANPEIWGDLAHALFNVKDFIYLR encoded by the coding sequence ATGTCGCGCTACATCGCCGCATCGTTGTTTGTTTCGCTGGCCGTCGTTTGGGCGACGCCTGGTCAGACCGCCGAACCGGCGCCGGAGTTTCCCGACGCCCACCTCGAGTTCTTCGAGAAAGAAGTCCGTCCGCTGCTGGTGCGTCACTGCTACGAGTGCCATAGCGCCGACGCCGAAGAGCCAGCCGGCAGTCTCCTTCTCGATTCTCGCGCCGCGATCCTGACCGGCGGCGACAGTGGCGCCGCCATCGAAGTCGGCAATCCCGCAGAGAGCCTCTTGGTCGACGCGATCAATTGGGACGACCTCTACGAGATGCCTCCCAACACCAAGATGCCGGCCGCCGAAATCGCCATCCTCACTCGCTGGGTGAAGATGGGCGCGCCCTGGCCCAAGGAAGAAGCGCCCGAGTTCGTCAAAAAGGCGTTCGACATCGATGCCCGCAAGTCGCAGCACTGGGCCTGGCAGCCGCTGTCGCATCCCCTTCCCCCGAAGGTTTCGCAGGCCGATTGGCCCTTGGACGATATCGATCGCTTCATCCTGGCGAAGCTCGAACAAGCCAAGTTCGAGCCGAACGCACCGGCCGACAAACGAACCTGGCTGCGCCGCGTCACATTCGACCTGATCGGCTTGCCGCCGACGCCCGCCGAGATCGACGCCTACCTGGCGGACGAATCGCCGCAAGCGAAAGAGACGGTTGTCGATCGACTCCTCGCTTCGCCCCGCTATGGTGAGAAATGGGGTCGGCACTGGCTCGACTTGATGCGCTACGGCGAATCGCGCGGCCACGAGTTTGACTACAACATCCCCAACGTCCATGAGTACCGCGACTACGTCATTCGCGCCCTCAACCAAGATCTGCCCTACAACCAATTGGTGATCGAGCACCTGGCCGGCGACTTGCTGGAAGAGCCGCGGTTGCACCCGGACCAGCACTACAACGAATCGATCCTGGGAACCGGCTTCTGGCATCTGGGCGAATGGGTCCACTCGCCGGTCGATATTCGCAAGGACGAGGCCGATCGCTTTGACAACATGGTCGACGTGATGGGCAAGTCGTTCATGGCGCTCACGATCGCCTGCGCTCGCTGCCATGATCACAAGTTCGACGCCATCTCGCAGGCCGACTACTACCGCCAGTTCGGTTTCCTGCAAAGCTCCGAGTATCGTCAGGTCCGCTTCGAGACGATGGCGCACAACGACCAGGTCGCCGACCAGTTGGCCAAGCTTGACCAGCAAACGCAAACGACGCTGACCGCCGCCCTGCGCGAAGCCGCCGCCGCTCGACAATCGAACTGGAAGTCGCTGCTGTCCGCAGCGATCGCCGTGTTGCAAACGAAGGATGCCGATCGAGCCGCGATCGCTCAGGAGCATGGCGTGCGGGTCGAACAGCTTTCGCCCCTGGTGCGCGAGCTGCAGCAAGCGTCCGGCGAGCCGCAACACCCGCTTCACCTGTTTGGCAAGCTGGCGACCAGCGGCGATGATCAGCGTAAAGAAGCGTTCGACTCGCTGGCGTTCACGCCGCTTGATGGCGAGTTCCCCAATCACCAACATCTCATCGACTTCAATTTCGCAACCGAAGCCCAGTGGCGAACCAACGGCTACGCCTTCGGCACGTCGCCGCAGCGAATCGGCCAATTGCAGCTCTCGGGCAAGGGGATGCCGGAAGGGGTTCGTTTGGCCGGCGCCGCCGTGCGCGACGCCCGCTGGAATCGGCTCGCTCGAGCCGACGGCGTCGAGCCTGACCAAGGCCGCCATGGCAAATGGGAACAAGCGGGCCGCACCATCCGCACGCCCACGTTCGAGCTTGCCGACGGTCGCGTCTACTACCTGGTTCGCGGCAGCGGCAATGTCTTCGCCGTGATCGACTCGCACCGGATGATCAACGGCCCGCTGCATGGCGCCTCGCTCAAGTCGTTCCACTTCGACGCCGCCGAAGGCCCGCGCTGGGTCACCCATGACCTGCGCGATTATCAGGGGCATCGGATCCACCTCGAGTTCTCTCCCGACGGAGACGCGCCGCTGGAGATCCTGCAAGTCGCCGAAGGGGACGCTTGTCCGACTTACGCCCCGCCGACCACCGGCAAGTTCATCGCCGCGAAACTGAAAGACCAACCGCTGACCGACGAGACGATCGCCGAAGCGTTCGCCGCTTCGCTGCTCGATGCGACCGCCGCCATCGGCGACCCGACTAGAGACGAGGCCGCGCCGTTGGCCGACTGGTTGGTGCAAAGCCGGGCGATTGCGTTCGACCATGATCGCGACCTCGACATGAAACTTCGCCAGATCGCCGCCGACCACCAGGCCCAGGAGACCGAGCTGATCGACCAGATACGTTTCCGCTCGCGCATGGCCCCGGCGATGTGGGACGGTTCAGGAGAGAACGAACGGGTCATGATCCGCGGCGCGACGCGCAACCTGGGAGACGAAGCGAAGCGCGGTCTGCCGGTCGCGTTCGGCGGCAGCCACGAGTTTGACGCTCTCGGCAGCGGTCGCTTGCAAATGGCCCATGAGATGATGTCTCCTACCAATCCGTTCGCTTCGCGGGTAATCGTCAATCGGCTCTGGCATCACTTGCTGGGTCGCGGCATCGTCGGTTCGGTCGACAACTTCGGCGTGCTGGGCGAAGAGCCGACCCATCCCGAGTTGCTCGACTACCTCTCGAACGAGTTCATCGCCGACGACTGGTCGATGAAGCGAATGATCCGCCGCATCGTGCTAACGCAAACCTATGCGATGTCGAGCGAGCTAGGCGGCCCTGAAGAGACCGCCGACCCCAACAACAAACTGCTCCACCGGATGCGCATCCGCCGCCTGACCGGCGAAGCGATCCGCGACGAAGTCCTCGCCATCAGCGGGCGGCTCGATACGCAAATGTATGGCCGGAGCGTGCCGACCTACCTGACCGAGTTCATGCAAGGTCGCGGTCGCCCGGCGAGCGGGCCGATCGATGGGGATGGCCGCCGTACCATTTACCTTTCGATCCGCCGCAACTTCCTCTCGCCGACGCTGCTCGCCTTCGACGTGCCGCAACCGGCGTCGACCGTCGGCAAGCGGAATCAATCGAATGTTCCCGCCCAGGCGCTGATCTTGCTGAACGATCCCATGATCTACGCCGAAGCGCAGCGGTGGGGCGGTCAAGTCGCTGCGCAAGCCGAGCCGCGAGCCGATCGAATCGCGGCGATGTTCGTCACCGCGTTCGGTCGCCTGCCGCACGAAGCGGAAGCGAACGCGGCGACCGCCTACTTCGCCGAGCGAGCCGCGCAACGGCAGCTGACGCCGGAGGCGGCTGACGCCAATCCCGAAATCTGGGGCGACCTGGCCCACGCGTTGTTCAACGTCAAAGACTTCATTTACCTCCGTTAG
- a CDS encoding DMP19 family protein — MNDEALLEQVSDTAFKMLKKVDNDPTQIEEPYRTVAIIYAAQGVIDNGGLIYFFESDWPGQPPYSLFADAYQRIGRVEAAAALREAAESFGITEPEKHREQRQAYMDRFLGEDEDDEEFEEVSEGIPWNDCICGDEQVWTDLAAWVRKNPAP; from the coding sequence ATGAACGACGAAGCCTTGCTCGAGCAAGTCAGCGATACCGCCTTCAAGATGCTGAAGAAAGTGGACAACGATCCGACCCAGATCGAAGAGCCTTATCGAACGGTCGCCATCATCTACGCCGCCCAAGGCGTCATCGACAATGGTGGGCTGATTTACTTCTTCGAGAGCGATTGGCCGGGGCAGCCTCCCTATTCTCTGTTCGCCGACGCTTACCAGCGGATCGGGCGAGTCGAAGCGGCCGCGGCGCTGCGGGAAGCGGCCGAGTCGTTTGGGATCACCGAGCCTGAGAAGCATCGCGAGCAGCGTCAGGCCTACATGGATCGTTTCTTGGGAGAGGACGAGGACGACGAGGAGTTCGAAGAGGTCAGCGAGGGAATCCCCTGGAACGACTGCATCTGCGGCGACGAGCAAGTCTGGACCGATCTGGCCGCCTGGGTGCGGAAGAATCCTGCGCCGTAG
- a CDS encoding DUF1883 domain-containing protein codes for MACKRSQVRSLYPPLKRSFALDRKRPFFLRFAAEASVHRGCAGRASEPNALGQRILFSQIGGRLEFNKPARRSKWRQHKLRSFCTTTWGECSKDRIVEVKLSGSANVQLMDAANLALQKRGESYRYYGGHVTKSPFRIRIPRNGQWHVAIDLGGAAGQVTASVRLV; via the coding sequence ATGGCATGCAAGAGGTCGCAGGTTCGATCCCTGTATCCTCCACTAAAAAGGTCGTTTGCGTTAGATCGCAAGCGGCCTTTTTTTCTGCGCTTTGCGGCAGAAGCCAGTGTCCATAGGGGTTGTGCAGGTCGTGCAAGCGAACCAAACGCTCTTGGGCAAAGAATTCTCTTTTCCCAGATAGGGGGGAGATTAGAATTCAACAAACCAGCGAGGAGGTCTAAATGGCGACAACACAAGCTCCGCAGTTTTTGCACTACGACTTGGGGGGAATGCTCCAAAGATCGAATTGTTGAGGTCAAGCTCAGCGGCAGTGCTAATGTTCAACTGATGGATGCAGCAAATCTCGCTCTCCAAAAGCGAGGTGAGTCGTATCGATACTATGGCGGCCATGTTACTAAAAGTCCCTTTCGCATCCGTATTCCGCGGAATGGACAGTGGCACGTTGCTATCGATTTGGGTGGCGCTGCGGGACAAGTGACCGCATCTGTTCGGCTTGTTTGA
- a CDS encoding right-handed parallel beta-helix repeat-containing protein codes for MRQRLTLVGLTMLTAAALASVATARDIYVDNLRGDDHHNGTSEELGENVDGPCRSIAKALRVACMGDRIVLKNNGIPYRESITFQAARHSGFYDDRPFILEGNGATLDGSALVPLDAWEVAGPDLYRFSPWRKAYNILFMDDKPLEEAQVETDADLAQMQPLQWALHDGFIYFKSEKNLGLGGYRLTYTGLTVGITLYDVRFVEIRDLTVQGFQLDGINAFDNALEVNLNGITARGNARSGISVGGASRVAIRGALAGNNGVAQVRTEGFCRAAISGSELLENTGPAIDRQGGDVSVDGKPFEPAPPAVQQASAELPIEVEAVEPYAEWASVNYLEQTLLHLEVITR; via the coding sequence ATGCGACAACGCCTGACTCTTGTGGGCCTGACCATGCTGACCGCCGCGGCGCTTGCTAGCGTTGCGACGGCTCGTGACATCTATGTCGACAATTTGCGCGGCGATGATCATCACAACGGCACTTCGGAAGAACTAGGCGAAAACGTCGACGGCCCTTGCCGGTCGATTGCGAAAGCGTTGCGAGTCGCCTGCATGGGAGACCGCATCGTCCTGAAGAACAACGGCATTCCGTATCGCGAGTCGATCACCTTTCAAGCGGCGCGGCACAGCGGGTTCTATGATGATCGCCCGTTTATCCTGGAAGGCAACGGCGCGACGCTGGACGGCTCGGCCCTGGTGCCGCTGGACGCCTGGGAAGTGGCCGGCCCCGATCTGTATCGCTTCAGCCCCTGGCGAAAGGCGTACAACATCCTGTTCATGGACGACAAGCCGCTGGAAGAAGCGCAGGTCGAAACCGACGCCGACCTGGCTCAGATGCAACCCCTGCAGTGGGCGCTGCATGACGGCTTTATCTACTTCAAATCGGAAAAGAACCTCGGGCTGGGGGGCTATCGTCTGACCTACACCGGTCTGACGGTCGGCATCACGCTGTATGACGTGCGGTTTGTCGAGATCCGCGATTTGACGGTCCAAGGCTTTCAACTCGACGGGATCAACGCCTTCGACAATGCGTTGGAAGTCAACTTGAACGGCATCACCGCCCGCGGCAACGCCCGCAGCGGCATCTCGGTCGGCGGCGCTTCGCGGGTCGCCATCCGCGGCGCCTTGGCCGGCAACAACGGCGTCGCGCAAGTGCGGACCGAAGGGTTCTGCCGCGCGGCGATCTCGGGCAGCGAGTTGCTCGAGAACACCGGCCCGGCGATCGATCGCCAAGGGGGCGACGTCTCTGTGGACGGCAAGCCTTTCGAACCAGCGCCGCCGGCCGTGCAACAGGCTTCGGCGGAATTGCCCATCGAAGTGGAGGCGGTCGAGCCGTACGCCGAATGGGCGTCGGTCAACTATCTGGAGCAGACGCTGCTGCACCTGGAAGTGATTACTCGCTAG
- a CDS encoding rhamnogalacturonan acetylesterase, producing MLRLAYAAAFSCALLSLNFAATSQAADDSLPRLVLIGDSTVKNGGGKGDGGLWGWGQVIDAQFDPQQIQVENRALGGRSSRSYLTEGLWGKSLARLRKGDFVLIQFGHNDGGQMFEGDRPRASIKGNGEESKEGVVAATGKAETVHSYGWYLRKYVADAKAKGATAIILSPVPRDRWQDSRVLRADQDYGLWARQAAQQSGAYFVDLNELVAAKYEELGETKVGADLFTETDWTHTTKPGAVINAACVVEGVKGLKDCPLKNYLAKPKPAQ from the coding sequence ATGCTTCGCCTCGCTTACGCCGCCGCCTTCTCCTGCGCTCTGCTCTCGCTCAACTTCGCCGCCACCAGCCAGGCCGCGGACGACTCTCTCCCGCGGCTGGTCCTGATTGGCGACTCGACCGTCAAAAACGGCGGCGGCAAGGGAGACGGCGGGCTGTGGGGTTGGGGCCAGGTGATTGACGCCCAATTTGATCCGCAGCAGATTCAGGTCGAGAACCGGGCTCTCGGTGGCCGCAGCAGTCGCAGTTATCTGACCGAAGGGCTGTGGGGGAAGTCGCTCGCCCGGCTCCGCAAGGGAGACTTCGTGCTGATTCAGTTTGGCCACAACGACGGCGGGCAGATGTTCGAAGGCGATCGCCCCCGGGCCTCAATCAAGGGAAACGGCGAAGAGTCGAAAGAGGGGGTCGTCGCCGCCACCGGCAAAGCCGAAACGGTCCACAGCTACGGCTGGTACCTGCGCAAGTATGTCGCCGACGCCAAAGCGAAAGGAGCGACCGCGATCATCCTGTCGCCGGTCCCCCGCGATCGCTGGCAAGATAGCCGCGTCTTGCGAGCCGACCAAGACTACGGCCTCTGGGCTCGCCAAGCGGCCCAGCAATCCGGCGCCTACTTCGTCGACCTGAACGAACTGGTCGCCGCCAAGTACGAAGAGCTGGGCGAAACCAAGGTTGGCGCCGACCTGTTCACCGAAACCGACTGGACCCACACCACCAAACCGGGCGCCGTGATCAACGCCGCCTGCGTGGTGGAAGGAGTGAAGGGGCTAAAGGATTGCCCGCTGAAAAACTACCTGGCCAAGCCGAAGCCGGCCCAATAG
- a CDS encoding macro domain-containing protein, protein MIGDISKQNVDIVVNAANSRLAGGGGVDGAIHAAGGPSIMMETRRRYPDGCPTGEAVISSAGELAARYVIHAVGPIWQGGSAQEEKELESAYTRCLELAAAHDATSVAFPALSCGAYGYPLDLAAEIALKTSILWFKYHQQPRLIRFVLFSEGPYSVFADKLEELTGNSGKPRKTLEDDA, encoded by the coding sequence ATGATTGGCGACATTTCCAAACAAAACGTCGACATCGTCGTCAACGCCGCCAACAGTCGTCTGGCCGGCGGCGGGGGAGTTGATGGCGCCATCCACGCAGCCGGGGGGCCCTCGATCATGATGGAGACCCGCCGTCGTTATCCCGATGGCTGTCCCACCGGCGAGGCGGTCATCAGTTCGGCCGGCGAGCTAGCCGCCCGCTATGTGATCCACGCGGTCGGTCCGATCTGGCAGGGGGGCTCGGCCCAAGAGGAGAAAGAGCTGGAGTCGGCCTACACGCGCTGCCTGGAACTGGCGGCTGCGCACGACGCTACCAGCGTTGCGTTTCCAGCGCTCAGTTGTGGCGCCTATGGCTATCCGCTCGATCTGGCGGCCGAGATTGCGCTGAAGACTTCGATCCTGTGGTTCAAGTATCACCAGCAGCCGCGGCTGATCCGCTTCGTCTTGTTTAGCGAAGGCCCGTATAGCGTTTTCGCCGACAAACTGGAGGAACTGACTGGCAATAGTGGAAAGCCTCGCAAGACGCTTGAGGATGACGCCTAG
- a CDS encoding DUF1501 domain-containing protein: protein MSHCHRFRSQPLSRRALLKSASCGFASVALHALLGDAAFAESDSASAPHHAAKAKNVIFLYMDGGPSQVDTFDPKPALAKYDGKPFPTKTEPTQFNNNGATLASLWKFNQYGESGLPISDLFPHLGTQADKLAMIHSMTSEFPEHTSANYFLHTGSGLQGRPSMGAWTTYGLGSDNQDLPGFVVLNAGLIPPGGIDNFNSGFLPAAYQGSIFNPGNPPVANIRPADRTADLQKSKLGLIERLDRVSQANSGGDDQLESAIRNYELAYRMQTAVPELMDLRDESKATLEMYGLNDEFKNTQLYGRQCLTARRLIERGVRFVELTCPGGNGDRWDQHSNLKDGHEKNAKTVDKPIAALLEDLQQRGLLDSTLVVFAGEFGRTPFAQGANGRDHNPFAFTIWMAGGGVQGGIRYGKSDEFGYKTVENRLMIHDLHATMLHLLGVDHEKLTFRFSGRDMRLTDVHGHVIHDILT, encoded by the coding sequence ATGTCGCATTGCCATCGTTTTCGTTCGCAGCCGCTGTCGCGTCGCGCTTTGCTGAAGTCGGCCTCGTGCGGGTTCGCTTCGGTCGCGCTGCACGCGCTGTTGGGCGACGCCGCGTTCGCCGAGTCTGACAGCGCGTCGGCTCCGCATCACGCCGCCAAGGCGAAGAACGTCATCTTCCTCTACATGGACGGCGGACCTTCGCAGGTCGACACCTTCGATCCGAAGCCGGCCCTGGCCAAGTACGACGGCAAGCCGTTCCCGACCAAAACCGAGCCGACCCAGTTCAACAACAACGGCGCCACGCTCGCCAGTCTCTGGAAGTTCAACCAGTACGGCGAGAGCGGGCTGCCGATCAGCGACCTCTTTCCGCATCTCGGCACGCAGGCCGACAAGTTGGCGATGATCCACTCGATGACTTCCGAGTTTCCGGAACACACCAGCGCCAACTACTTCCTGCATACCGGCAGCGGCTTGCAAGGTCGGCCAAGCATGGGCGCCTGGACGACCTACGGCCTGGGAAGCGACAACCAGGACCTGCCGGGCTTCGTCGTCCTGAACGCCGGGCTGATCCCGCCGGGCGGCATCGACAATTTCAACAGCGGCTTTTTGCCGGCCGCCTATCAAGGTTCGATCTTCAATCCCGGCAATCCGCCGGTCGCCAACATTCGCCCCGCCGATCGGACCGCCGACTTGCAGAAGAGCAAACTTGGTTTGATCGAGCGGCTCGATCGCGTTTCGCAAGCCAACAGCGGCGGCGATGACCAACTCGAATCGGCGATCCGCAACTACGAACTCGCCTATCGCATGCAGACCGCTGTGCCGGAACTGATGGACCTGCGCGACGAAAGTAAAGCGACGCTCGAAATGTACGGGCTCAACGATGAGTTCAAAAACACGCAACTCTACGGCCGCCAATGCTTGACCGCGCGCCGCTTGATCGAACGGGGCGTTCGCTTCGTCGAACTGACTTGCCCCGGGGGCAACGGCGATCGCTGGGATCAACATAGCAACCTCAAGGATGGTCACGAGAAGAACGCCAAAACGGTCGACAAGCCGATCGCCGCGCTGCTTGAGGATCTGCAGCAGCGGGGGCTGCTCGACTCGACGCTGGTCGTCTTCGCCGGCGAGTTCGGCCGCACGCCGTTCGCCCAAGGCGCCAACGGCCGCGACCATAACCCGTTCGCGTTTACGATCTGGATGGCTGGCGGCGGCGTCCAAGGCGGCATCCGCTACGGCAAGTCGGACGAGTTCGGCTACAAGACGGTCGAAAACCGCCTGATGATCCACGACCTACACGCCACGATGCTGCACCTCTTGGGCGTCGACCACGAGAAGCTCACCTTCCGCTTCAGCGGCCGCGACATGCGTCTGACCGACGTCCACGGCCACGTCATCCACGACATCCTGACCTAA
- a CDS encoding lysylphosphatidylglycerol synthase transmembrane domain-containing protein, whose product MVKKILFALLKFAVPAGILTYLIRDLVVNHGDELQQIVDSPKNWGLLSLAFLLAMTALICTFLRWRLLVVALEMPFRVTDALRLGFLGFLFNFVGAGAVGGDLFKAIFIAREYPQSRAAAFATVVVDRMIGLYALLVVTSLATLAIDRSSADTAMLTALNIIYGLTIVGGLGVGMILLPGFTQGSVSEFFRGLPKVGSKIGNVIDAVRLYRRQPLVLTTIAVISLSIHCLFALSIYCIATGLFTDAPSLIEHLVIVPLSMLFAALPIAPGGMGTFELAMNYLYQNVPTPPAPDGMGTIVALGYRMITILMALVGVVYYWLYRKEVGVLMHEAEEEQEHPHEDQAYADIPTDCSTASE is encoded by the coding sequence TTGGTAAAGAAGATCCTTTTCGCGCTGCTGAAGTTCGCGGTTCCCGCAGGAATTTTGACCTATTTGATCCGCGATCTGGTGGTCAATCATGGGGATGAACTGCAGCAGATCGTCGATTCGCCCAAAAACTGGGGGTTGCTGTCGCTCGCCTTTCTGCTGGCGATGACCGCGCTGATCTGCACTTTCTTGCGGTGGCGGCTGCTGGTGGTGGCGCTGGAGATGCCGTTTCGGGTCACCGATGCGCTGCGGCTGGGGTTCCTCGGCTTTCTGTTCAACTTCGTCGGCGCCGGCGCCGTTGGCGGCGACCTGTTCAAGGCGATCTTCATCGCGCGGGAATATCCCCAAAGCCGGGCCGCCGCGTTCGCCACCGTCGTCGTCGACCGCATGATCGGGCTCTACGCGCTGCTAGTGGTTACGTCGCTGGCCACGCTGGCGATCGATCGCTCGTCGGCCGACACGGCGATGCTGACCGCACTGAACATCATTTACGGCCTGACGATAGTCGGCGGGCTCGGGGTTGGCATGATTCTGCTGCCCGGCTTCACGCAGGGGAGCGTCTCCGAGTTCTTCCGCGGCCTGCCCAAAGTCGGCTCGAAAATTGGCAACGTGATCGACGCCGTCCGGCTCTATCGCCGCCAACCGCTGGTACTGACGACAATCGCCGTGATCAGCCTTTCGATTCACTGCCTGTTCGCGCTGTCGATCTACTGCATCGCCACCGGGCTGTTTACCGACGCCCCCAGCTTGATCGAGCACCTGGTGATCGTACCGCTGTCGATGCTGTTCGCCGCGCTGCCGATCGCCCCCGGCGGGATGGGAACGTTTGAATTGGCGATGAACTATCTCTATCAGAACGTCCCGACGCCCCCCGCCCCCGATGGCATGGGAACGATCGTGGCCCTTGGCTATCGCATGATTACGATCTTGATGGCCTTGGTCGGCGTCGTCTATTACTGGCTCTATCGCAAGGAAGTGGGCGTGCTGATGCACGAAGCCGAGGAGGAACAAGAGCATCCGCACGAGGACCAGGCGTACGCCGACATCCCAACCGATTGTTCGACCGCTAGCGAGTAA